The Ochotona princeps isolate mOchPri1 chromosome 26, mOchPri1.hap1, whole genome shotgun sequence genome contains a region encoding:
- the LOC101531730 gene encoding keratin-associated protein 4-12-like, whose protein sequence is MVNSCCGSVCSEQETCCRPSCCQTSCCRPSCCQTSCCRPSCCISSSCPTPCCRPPCCQSVCCQPTWGRPSCCISSCCKPTCCQPTCCRPTCCVSSCCKPLCCQPPCCRPTCCQPTCCQPTCCRPTCCRTQCCRPSCCTVSTCCCPSCSSASCC, encoded by the coding sequence ATGGTCAACTCCTGTTGTGGTTCTGTGTGCTCTGAGCAGGAGACCTGCTGccgccccagctgctgccagacCTCCTGCTGccgccccagctgctgccagacCTCCTGCTGCCGCCCCAGCTGCTGCATCTCCAGTAGCTGCCCTACCCCCTGCTGCAGACCTCCATGCTGCCAGTCTGTGTGCTGCCAGCCCACTTGGGGCAGACCCAGCTgctgcatctccagctgctgcaagcccACCTGCTGCCAGCCCACATGCTGTCGACCCACCTGCTGCGTCTCCAGCTGCTGTAAGCCCCTGTGCTGCCAGCCCCCGTGCTGCAGACCCACCTGCTGCCAGCCCACCTGCTGCCAGCCCACATGCTGTCGACCCACCTGCTGCAGAACCCAGTGCTgccgccccagctgctgcactgtgtccacctgctgctgccctagctgctccagtgCTTCTTGCTGCTAA